In Terriglobales bacterium, a genomic segment contains:
- a CDS encoding alpha/beta hydrolase-fold protein: protein MRRRASRVLIAQLLVLFCEVLFCATQAAWARGPRFEISFLASVHEQPITGRVFVILAKKNNKEPRLQIGAWYQRTPFFGLDVSEIKPGQRILLQSTASGFPLAGLKDLPEGDYFVQALMSVYTRVQRADGKTLWVHLDQWEGQDFTRSPGNLYSEVQRVHLDSSSSQTFKLSLSKVIPPIELPADTSWVKHIRIQSQMLTHFWGTPIYLGATVLLPKDYEQHPDVRYPVIYIQGHFSLRAPFSFPDKEGDDGGLPADASLAHAWRSDNFPRMIAVTLQHPTPFFDDSYAVNSANNGPYGDAIMQELIPYLEDHFRILRQPYARLLTGGSTGGWESLALEVFHPDFFGGAWTFYPDPIDFHRYGMVDIYEDESAFEVPGFAPPAPERPLMRTPEGQVTLTMRQMSQFEAALGSHGRSAQQLEAWEAVYGPIDEDGYPKPVWNKETGEIDHAVATYMRDHGYDLRAYLEKHWSEIGNQLDGKIHIYCGDMDDYYLNLAVYRMEDFLTNISPPAHATFAYGRPMKGHGWQPMTNADLVRMMADHVTKHLPAAEKTVAQQY from the coding sequence ATGAGAAGGCGTGCGTCAAGAGTTCTCATCGCTCAACTCCTGGTTCTTTTTTGCGAAGTCTTATTCTGCGCAACCCAAGCGGCTTGGGCACGCGGCCCCCGATTCGAGATTTCCTTTCTTGCCTCGGTTCACGAGCAGCCGATCACCGGCCGGGTATTCGTCATCCTGGCGAAAAAGAATAATAAGGAGCCGCGCTTGCAAATCGGCGCATGGTATCAGCGGACCCCCTTCTTCGGCCTGGATGTCAGCGAGATCAAACCCGGACAGCGAATCCTGCTGCAGAGCACCGCTTCCGGGTTTCCCCTGGCCGGCCTGAAAGACCTTCCCGAAGGCGATTATTTCGTGCAGGCATTAATGAGTGTTTATACGCGCGTGCAACGCGCTGACGGCAAGACCCTGTGGGTGCACCTGGATCAGTGGGAGGGGCAGGACTTCACCCGCTCTCCCGGGAATCTCTACAGCGAAGTCCAGAGAGTTCACCTCGATTCAAGCTCATCGCAGACATTCAAGCTCTCTCTGAGTAAAGTCATTCCGCCCATTGAACTCCCGGCGGACACAAGCTGGGTCAAGCACATCAGAATTCAAAGCCAGATGCTCACGCATTTCTGGGGAACGCCAATTTATCTCGGCGCCACTGTCCTCCTTCCCAAGGATTACGAGCAGCACCCGGACGTGCGCTATCCCGTCATCTACATACAGGGTCACTTCAGCCTGAGAGCGCCATTCAGCTTTCCAGACAAGGAAGGCGACGACGGCGGACTTCCCGCCGATGCTTCTCTGGCCCATGCCTGGCGCTCGGACAACTTCCCGCGCATGATCGCTGTCACTCTTCAACATCCCACGCCTTTCTTCGATGATTCCTATGCCGTGAACTCGGCCAACAACGGCCCTTATGGCGACGCCATCATGCAGGAGTTGATCCCGTATCTGGAGGATCACTTCCGCATCTTGCGCCAGCCGTATGCGCGCCTGCTGACCGGAGGTTCGACAGGAGGATGGGAGTCGCTGGCGCTCGAAGTTTTCCACCCTGATTTTTTCGGCGGCGCCTGGACCTTCTATCCTGATCCCATCGACTTCCACCGCTATGGCATGGTGGACATCTATGAAGATGAAAGCGCTTTTGAAGTACCGGGGTTTGCCCCGCCCGCACCAGAGCGTCCCCTGATGCGCACCCCAGAAGGTCAGGTCACCCTCACAATGCGCCAGATGAGCCAGTTTGAAGCTGCGCTCGGTTCCCATGGGCGCTCCGCCCAGCAACTCGAGGCCTGGGAAGCTGTCTATGGTCCTATCGATGAGGATGGCTATCCAAAGCCGGTCTGGAACAAGGAGACCGGCGAGATCGATCACGCGGTTGCCACCTACATGCGCGATCACGGCTACGATCTGCGCGCCTACCTGGAAAAACACTGGTCGGAGATCGGCAACCAGCTCGACGGCAAAATCCACATCTATTGCGGCGATATGGATGACTACTACCTGAATCTTGCGGTGTACAGGATGGAAGACTTCCTGACGAATATAAGCCCCCCGGCGCATGCCACGTTCGCCTACGGACGCCCGATGAAAGGACACGGCTGGCAGCCGATGACGAACGCCGACTTAGTCAGGATGATGGCAGACCACGTAACCAAGCACCTGCCCGCCGCCGAGAAGACAGTGGCGCAGCAATACTAA
- the cdd gene encoding cytidine deaminase: MSVAPLTAEESRNLIEAARKALDNAYAPYSKFHVGAAILTEAGNIYTGGNVENASYGLTICAERSAIVAAVAAEGPGMRLRGVAVLNGNDVPCSPCGACRQVIFEFGPHAAVLFQGKDGIEESTAERMLPAGFSF, translated from the coding sequence ATGTCCGTAGCGCCTCTCACTGCGGAGGAGAGCCGCAATCTCATTGAAGCAGCCCGCAAGGCGCTGGACAACGCTTATGCACCGTACTCCAAGTTTCACGTCGGGGCGGCCATTCTCACTGAGGCTGGCAATATTTATACCGGCGGAAACGTGGAGAACGCCTCTTACGGTCTGACGATTTGTGCTGAGCGCTCGGCGATCGTGGCGGCGGTTGCGGCAGAGGGGCCGGGAATGCGACTGCGCGGCGTGGCCGTTCTCAATGGCAACGACGTGCCGTGTTCGCCCTGCGGGGCCTGCCGGCAGGTGATTTTCGAGTTCGGTCCACATGCCGCGGTTCTGTTTCAGGGGAAAGACGGTATAGAAGAATCCACCGCCGAACGCATGCTGCCGGCAGGATTTTCGTTTTGA
- a CDS encoding nucleoside transporter C-terminal domain-containing protein — MRFIGLLGMVVLLALAYAFSTNRRAIRVKTVAWGLALQVMFAIFVLRFRIGKIIFQAAGNAVDKLLGYSYVGSGFVFGEIGKRVSNMGFSFAFQVLPTIIFIAAFFGLLYYWGIMQFIIHQLAKVMVRFLGASGAESLNVAASIFMGQTEAPLTIRPFLPVMTRSELMTIMTAGMAHVSGGIMAAYIAFGIKAEHLLSAVIMTAPGTILMAKMLVPETEQPVTAPQAGKISEAEHKVELEVEKKDGNALDAIARGTIDGLHLALNVAAILISFIALIALLNGILGGTHNWLAAHGFPWFPSSLERIFGVIFAPVAFLIGVPWRDCVSVGDLLGTRMVINELVAFSKLGLEKSALDPRSVTISTFALCGFANFSSIGIQIGGISALAPNKRTELAKLGIRAMIAGTMANLMSASIVGLLMR, encoded by the coding sequence GTGCGATTCATTGGACTTCTGGGTATGGTGGTTCTGCTGGCGCTGGCTTATGCCTTTTCCACCAACCGTCGCGCCATCCGTGTCAAGACGGTTGCCTGGGGACTGGCGCTGCAGGTTATGTTCGCGATCTTTGTGCTGCGCTTTCGAATCGGAAAAATAATCTTTCAAGCCGCTGGCAACGCAGTAGACAAGCTGCTGGGCTACTCTTACGTCGGTTCCGGGTTCGTGTTTGGCGAAATCGGCAAGAGGGTCTCGAACATGGGATTTTCCTTCGCCTTCCAGGTCTTGCCCACGATTATCTTTATTGCCGCTTTTTTTGGCTTGCTCTACTACTGGGGCATCATGCAGTTCATCATTCACCAGCTAGCTAAAGTGATGGTGCGGTTTCTGGGCGCCAGCGGAGCGGAATCGCTGAACGTAGCCGCCAGCATTTTCATGGGACAAACCGAGGCTCCGCTGACCATCCGCCCATTTCTGCCTGTGATGACTCGCTCGGAGCTGATGACCATTATGACTGCGGGCATGGCGCACGTTTCCGGCGGCATTATGGCTGCATACATCGCGTTCGGAATCAAAGCCGAACATCTGCTGAGCGCCGTAATCATGACGGCTCCGGGAACCATTCTCATGGCCAAAATGCTGGTGCCTGAGACCGAGCAGCCAGTCACCGCGCCTCAGGCAGGCAAGATCAGCGAAGCGGAGCACAAAGTCGAACTGGAGGTAGAGAAGAAGGATGGCAACGCGCTCGACGCTATCGCGCGCGGCACCATTGACGGCCTTCACCTGGCGCTAAACGTCGCCGCCATCCTGATCTCGTTTATCGCACTCATTGCTCTTCTTAATGGCATTCTCGGCGGCACACACAACTGGCTCGCCGCGCACGGCTTCCCATGGTTCCCCTCCAGCCTGGAAAGGATCTTTGGCGTCATCTTCGCTCCCGTCGCTTTTCTCATTGGAGTGCCATGGCGAGACTGCGTCAGCGTTGGCGATCTGCTGGGCACGCGCATGGTGATCAACGAACTGGTTGCGTTCTCTAAGCTGGGTCTGGAAAAGAGCGCGCTCGATCCTCGCTCCGTGACCATCTCCACCTTCGCCCTGTGCGGCTTTGCCAACTTCAGCTCCATTGGAATTCAGATTGGCGGCATCAGCGCGCTGGCTCCCAATAAGCGCACTGAACTTGCCAAGCTCGGGATTCGCGCCATGATTGCGGGCACCATGGCCAACCTGATGTCGGCCTCTATCGTTGGACTACTGATGCGATGA
- a CDS encoding thymidine phosphorylase has translation MRVVDLIRKKRDGGEHSWEEIQQIVNGYTAGTIPDYQMAAWLMAVLLRGMSQAESAALTDIMLHSGEVLDFSELPAKKVDKHSTGGVGDKTSLVIAPIAAAAGVYVPMISGRGLGHTGGTLDKLESIAGFNVNLSLDDFRKVLKKCGCALIGQTAEVAPADKRIYALRDVTGTVESPYLVCASIMSKKLAEGIDALVLDVKTGTGAFMKKEEDAVNVARLMVDTGKRMGKRVVALITDMNQPLGRYVGHALEVEESVHILEGGGSEDLRDLCLELAGWMIYLGERADSVEEGRKIAADTIRSGAAKEKLRQIISLQGGDPGVVDDLKRLPRPRTQLEFKSSTSGYVAGMQAEWIGTACVVLGGGREKKEDTIDHAAGLILHKKLGDWVNAGESLCTVGFNSDARLDEAQELLRNAYQIREKPPAGERKLVHQIIE, from the coding sequence ATGCGCGTTGTCGATCTGATTCGCAAGAAACGCGATGGTGGCGAACATAGCTGGGAGGAGATCCAGCAGATCGTCAATGGCTACACTGCAGGCACGATTCCTGACTACCAGATGGCGGCCTGGCTCATGGCGGTGCTGCTGCGCGGCATGAGCCAGGCCGAATCCGCTGCCCTCACTGACATCATGCTGCACTCCGGTGAGGTGCTGGATTTTTCCGAGCTTCCCGCCAAGAAAGTAGATAAGCACTCGACCGGCGGCGTTGGAGATAAGACATCGTTGGTCATTGCCCCCATTGCGGCCGCTGCTGGCGTGTACGTCCCGATGATCAGCGGACGCGGGCTCGGCCATACCGGCGGCACTCTGGACAAGCTGGAATCGATTGCCGGATTCAACGTCAACTTGTCGCTGGACGATTTCCGCAAGGTGCTGAAGAAATGTGGATGCGCGCTGATTGGCCAGACAGCGGAGGTCGCTCCCGCCGACAAACGCATTTACGCCCTGCGCGATGTGACTGGCACAGTGGAGAGCCCCTACCTGGTTTGCGCCTCGATCATGAGCAAGAAGCTCGCCGAGGGCATCGATGCTCTGGTTCTGGATGTGAAGACTGGCACCGGCGCCTTCATGAAGAAGGAGGAAGACGCGGTCAACGTGGCCCGTCTGATGGTGGATACCGGGAAACGAATGGGCAAAAGAGTGGTCGCGCTCATCACCGACATGAACCAGCCTTTGGGCCGCTATGTCGGCCATGCACTCGAGGTCGAGGAGAGCGTGCACATCCTGGAAGGCGGCGGCTCGGAAGACTTGCGCGATTTATGCCTGGAGCTGGCGGGTTGGATGATTTATCTCGGAGAGCGAGCCGACAGTGTGGAGGAGGGGCGGAAGATTGCGGCGGACACGATCCGCTCCGGCGCGGCAAAAGAAAAGCTGCGGCAGATTATCAGCCTGCAGGGAGGAGATCCAGGAGTAGTGGATGACCTGAAGCGCCTGCCACGCCCTCGCACGCAACTGGAATTCAAGAGTTCCACGAGCGGATACGTGGCCGGGATGCAGGCTGAGTGGATCGGAACGGCGTGTGTGGTTCTGGGCGGCGGCCGGGAGAAAAAGGAAGACACCATCGATCACGCTGCGGGCCTGATTCTGCACAAGAAGCTCGGAGATTGGGTGAATGCGGGCGAATCACTTTGCACTGTCGGCTTCAACTCCGATGCCCGCCTGGATGAGGCTCAGGAATTGTTGCGCAATGCGTATCAGATTCGGGAGAAGCCGCCGGCGGGCGAGCGCAAGCTGGTCCATCAGATCATTGAATAG